The following are encoded in a window of Panicum virgatum strain AP13 chromosome 5N, P.virgatum_v5, whole genome shotgun sequence genomic DNA:
- the LOC120675023 gene encoding uncharacterized protein LOC120675023 produces the protein MEQLVGNGRQPGAPGLKILVKTPKPAAPQDNARRSVGAWPKGRGGFKCKYCREEKGGGGATRFKEHLAHRGKDVKDCPSVPTEVKEFFSEQLDRNKVRAKARARERVLRDQAARGRHTDLEEEGGQGHDEDAELQVALHQSRQEYDFMQQAGPRYERGGGSGATSGSRSGGVGGSGGPQPSMFRRSQSQVPERVRDYHLGLSSAPRQQRIDTGPWTVKGRTSRELLGRAWAKACHAVGIPGRKVDDPYFKAAIVETQKQGVGIKIPSGREIDGKYLDENVKEIEKEIEKWKNEWDECGVTIMCDSWTGPMRNSVINFLVYSGGTMYFLKSINASDKIQDHQYLLKEIRAVVMKVEPHNVVQLVTDNGSNYKKACKMLCHEFPTIAWQPCLAHTINLMLKDIGKWLEYDACIRSAQRICSWLYNSNNLHSMMREAIGGELAKWNVTRFGTNYMFLESMYKKKDQFMTWLVSLEFRRSRHFKSETGRYIYECITSLEWWANMEYVINDVEPLYMFLRFADIDKTPNLSEVTMEYQNTRQTYASKFSSDYPRFEKIMAVIDARMTTVMSGSYMATACALNPYVQYSLGTLQTVMAVMRNGLEKILNTNSAAIALQEFEIFRTKQVISNSRLDEAIKVQWRPSI, from the exons GACAATGCCAGACGTAGTGTGGGAGCATGGCCAAAAGGTCGGGGTGGTTTCAAATGCAAGTATTGCAGGGAGGAGAAGGGTGGGGGAGGAGCAACACGGTTCAAAGAGCATTTGGCACATAGGGGGAAAGATGTGAAGGACTGCCCTTCGGTTCCGACCGAAGTTAAGGAATTCTTTAGTGAGCAGTTGGACAGGAACAAGGTTAGAGCAAAAGCAAGGGCCCGAGAAAGAGTGCTGAGGGACCAAGCAGCAAGGGGGCGGCACACTGACCTAGAGGAGGAGGGTGGCCAGGGGCACGACGAGGATGCAGAGCTACAGGTTGCCTTACACCAGTCCCGCCAAGAGTATGACTTTATGCAGCAAGCTGGGCCACGATACGAGAGGGGTGGCGGATCTGGAGCTACTTCTGGATCTAGAAGTGGTGGTGTTGGAGGCAGTGGTGGACCACAGCCTTCGATGTTCAGAAGGAGTCAGTCACAAGTCCCCGAGAGGGTTAGGGACTACCACCTAGGTTTGAGCAGTGCTCCACGGCAGCAAAGGATTGATACCGGCCCATGGACTGTCAAGGGGAGGACATCAAGAGAGCTTCTAGGGAGGGCATGGGCGAAGGCGTGCCATGCTGTCGGTATTCCCGGCCGGAAAGTCGATGACCCATACTTTAAAGCTGCGATCGTGGAGACCCAGAAACAAG GTGTTGGAATCAAAATACCATCAGGGAGGGAGATagatggaaaatatttggatgAGAATGTGAAGGAGATAGAGAAAGAGATAGAGAAGTGGAAGAACGAGTGGGATGAATGTGGAGTCACGATCATGTGTGATTCGTGGACGGGGCCTATGCGTAACTCGGTCATTAATTTCTTGGTGTATAGCGGTGGCACCATGTATTTCTTGAAGTCCATCAATGCGTCCGACAAAATACAGGACCATCAATACTTGTTGAAG GAGATACGAGCAGTGGTCATGAAAGTGGAGCCTCACAATGTGGTTCAGCTTGTCACGGATAATGGTTCGAACTACAAAAAAGCCTGCAAAATGCTCTGTCACGAGTTCCCTACcattgcatggcagccttgcctTGCCCATACCATCAACCTTATGCTGAAGGACATAGGTAAGTGGCTGGAGTATGATGCTTGTATTAGAAGCGCGCAACGAATTTGCAGCTGGCTCTACAACTCCAACAATTTACACAGCATGATGAGGGAAGCCATCGGTGGAGAGTTGGCCAAGTGGAATGTAACAAGATTTGGgaccaactacatgttccttGAAAGCATGTATAAGAAGAAGGACCAGTTCATGACATGGTTAGTGTCACTTGAGTTCCGACGGTCCCGCCACTTCAAAAGTGAAACTGGAAGGTACATTTACGAATGCATCACAAGTCTTGAATGGTGGGCGAATATGGAGTATGTGATCAATGATGTTGAGCCTCTGTACATGTTTCTGAGATTTGCTGACATAGACAAGACACCTAATTTGAGTGAGGTGACAATGGAGTATCAAAACACGAGGCAGACATATGCCAGCAAGTTCAGCAGTGACTACCCCCGGTTTGAAAAGATCATGGCTGTGATAGATGCAAGGATGACCACAGTGATGTCAGGCTCATATATGGCCACTGCGTGTGCTCTTAACCCTTACGTGCAGTACAGTTTGGGCACATTACAGACAGTCATGGCAGTAATGCGCAATGGTCTGGAGAAAATATTGAATACTAATTCAGCAGCAATTGCATTGCAGGAATTTGAAATATTCAGGACGAAGCAAG TCATCAGCAATTCAAGATTGGATGAAGCAATCAAGGTCCAATGGAGACCCAGCATTTGA